From a region of the Drosophila virilis strain 15010-1051.87 chromosome 3, Dvir_AGI_RSII-ME, whole genome shotgun sequence genome:
- the spz5 gene encoding protein spaetzle 5 isoform X1: MCLHKSFPPALRLMTLKKSCLTNNSSSAKTDNAPLPNKIQLSTQLNSTQLFVCVCVCISGNGNANANANPESPTTNELTMTKSIKRLRLRLRASSSFSGILLSHVILACISAAFSTPPSCGLYGAPPCQYLPAPPGQTPNCARPGKTYCEHVANYPTYLIKSLVRKWGYEAASLLVDETWDEFSAVAWSDTPVFYDPKSIFPQRDFANGQDFNGYSYQTPFGNVPQRGAGNSLFAPNPTTDAPTYLLYTSAGAGAGQRAGNQQTGGHSAAGMTQLFLNNLGRTPYNATLWLKRLVRDLSIKQKATQAAAEQAEQQQQGEEQAVVTEQAAGQEESLKGKEHEQQKRSTRDVSLNMDLLDIVGVSDNNKKKSRTKRQNPSRSTLCETTSQFITPQAALNSRGNWMFVVNEENTARQMVKAELCASNTCSNLCDLPNGYNSRCEQKFVQKRLIALQGNGQNLYTDTFWFPSCCVCTIAAN; this comes from the exons CTCATCAGCCAAAACTGACAACGCGCCGCtgccaaacaaaattcagctctcaactcaactcaactcaactcaactgtttgtgtgtgtgtgtgtgtgtatctcaGGCAACGGAaacgcaaatgcaaatgcaaatccCGAAAGCCCAACGACGAATGAATTGACAATGACAAAAAGTATTAAACGTCTCCGACTTCGTCTCCGCGCTTCTAGTAGTTTTAGTGGTATACTCCTTAGCCATGTG ATATTAGCTTGTATTTCCGCAGCATTCAGCACGCCGCCATCATGCGGCTTATATGGTGCGCCGCCTTGCCAGTATCTGCCAGCGCCGCCGGGACAGACGCCCAA CTGTGCCAGGCCCGGCAAAACCTACTGCGAGCATGTCGCTAACTATCCCAC atATCTCATCAAGAGTCTCGTACGTAAATGGGGCTACGAGGCGGCCTCTTTGCTGGTCGACGAAACCTGGGATGAATTCTCAGCCGTTGCGTGGTCCGACACGCCCGTATTCTATGATCCAAAGTCTATATTTCCGCAGCGTGACTTTGCCAATGGGCAAGACTTCAATGGTTACAGCTATCAGACGCCGTTTGGCAACGTGCCACAGCGTGGGGCGGGCAACTCTCTCTTTGCCCCCAACCCCACAACGGATGCGCCCAC CTACCTGTTGTACACCTCGGCGGGAGCGGGCGCTGGCCAACGTGCGGGTAACCAACAGACCGGAGGACACTCTGCAGCGGGCATGACGCAGCTGTTCCTCAATAATCTGGGCAGAACGCCCTACAATGCGACGCTCTGGCTGAAGCGTCTGGTGCGCGATCTGAGTATCAAGCAGAAGGCCACACAGGCGGCAGCAGAGCAggcagagcaacagcagcaaggagAAGAGCAGGCTGTGGTAACGGAGCAGGCTGCTGGCCAGGAGGAGAGTTTAAAGGGGAAGGAGCATGAGCAGCAGAAGCGCAGCACGCGCGATGTATCGCTCAACATGGATCTCTTAGATATTGTGGGCGTCAGcgacaacaataagaaaaaatctCGCACCAAGCGACAAAATCCGTCGCGCTCAACGCTCTGCGAGACAACATCGCAGTTTATAACGCCACAAGCGGCTCTCAATTCCCGCGGCAATTGGATGTTCGTGGTCAACGAGGAGAATACCGCTCGTCAGATGGTCAAGGCGGAGCTCTGTGC CTCAAACACATGCTCAAACCTGTGCGATCTGCCCAATGGATACAACTCCAGGTGCGAGCAGAAGTTCGTACAAAAACGTTTAATTGCGCTGCAGGGCAACGGCCAAAATCTCTACACGGACACGTTCTGGTTTCCCAGTTGCTGCGTCTGCACGATAGCCGCAAATTAA
- the spz5 gene encoding protein spaetzle 5 isoform X3 has translation MTKSIKRLRLRLRASSSFSGILLSHVILACISAAFSTPPSCGLYGAPPCQYLPAPPGQTPNCARPGKTYCEHVANYPTYLIKSLVRKWGYEAASLLVDETWDEFSAVAWSDTPVFYDPKSIFPQRDFANGQDFNGYSYQTPFGNVPQRGAGNSLFAPNPTTDAPTYLLYTSAGAGAGQRAGNQQTGGHSAAGMTQLFLNNLGRTPYNATLWLKRLVRDLSIKQKATQAAAEQAEQQQQGEEQAVVTEQAAGQEESLKGKEHEQQKRSTRDVSLNMDLLDIVGVSDNNKKKSRTKRQNPSRSTLCETTSQFITPQAALNSRGNWMFVVNEENTARQMVKAELCASNTCSNLCDLPNGYNSRCEQKFVQKRLIALQGNGQNLYTDTFWFPSCCVCTIAAN, from the exons ATGACAAAAAGTATTAAACGTCTCCGACTTCGTCTCCGCGCTTCTAGTAGTTTTAGTGGTATACTCCTTAGCCATGTG ATATTAGCTTGTATTTCCGCAGCATTCAGCACGCCGCCATCATGCGGCTTATATGGTGCGCCGCCTTGCCAGTATCTGCCAGCGCCGCCGGGACAGACGCCCAA CTGTGCCAGGCCCGGCAAAACCTACTGCGAGCATGTCGCTAACTATCCCAC atATCTCATCAAGAGTCTCGTACGTAAATGGGGCTACGAGGCGGCCTCTTTGCTGGTCGACGAAACCTGGGATGAATTCTCAGCCGTTGCGTGGTCCGACACGCCCGTATTCTATGATCCAAAGTCTATATTTCCGCAGCGTGACTTTGCCAATGGGCAAGACTTCAATGGTTACAGCTATCAGACGCCGTTTGGCAACGTGCCACAGCGTGGGGCGGGCAACTCTCTCTTTGCCCCCAACCCCACAACGGATGCGCCCAC CTACCTGTTGTACACCTCGGCGGGAGCGGGCGCTGGCCAACGTGCGGGTAACCAACAGACCGGAGGACACTCTGCAGCGGGCATGACGCAGCTGTTCCTCAATAATCTGGGCAGAACGCCCTACAATGCGACGCTCTGGCTGAAGCGTCTGGTGCGCGATCTGAGTATCAAGCAGAAGGCCACACAGGCGGCAGCAGAGCAggcagagcaacagcagcaaggagAAGAGCAGGCTGTGGTAACGGAGCAGGCTGCTGGCCAGGAGGAGAGTTTAAAGGGGAAGGAGCATGAGCAGCAGAAGCGCAGCACGCGCGATGTATCGCTCAACATGGATCTCTTAGATATTGTGGGCGTCAGcgacaacaataagaaaaaatctCGCACCAAGCGACAAAATCCGTCGCGCTCAACGCTCTGCGAGACAACATCGCAGTTTATAACGCCACAAGCGGCTCTCAATTCCCGCGGCAATTGGATGTTCGTGGTCAACGAGGAGAATACCGCTCGTCAGATGGTCAAGGCGGAGCTCTGTGC CTCAAACACATGCTCAAACCTGTGCGATCTGCCCAATGGATACAACTCCAGGTGCGAGCAGAAGTTCGTACAAAAACGTTTAATTGCGCTGCAGGGCAACGGCCAAAATCTCTACACGGACACGTTCTGGTTTCCCAGTTGCTGCGTCTGCACGATAGCCGCAAATTAA
- the spz5 gene encoding protein spaetzle 5 isoform X2, which translates to MTLKKSCLTNNSSSAKTDNAPLPNKIQLSTQLNSTQLFVCVCVCISGNGNANANANPESPTTNELTMTKSIKRLRLRLRASSSFSGILLSHVILACISAAFSTPPSCGLYGAPPCQYLPAPPGQTPNCARPGKTYCEHVANYPTYLIKSLVRKWGYEAASLLVDETWDEFSAVAWSDTPVFYDPKSIFPQRDFANGQDFNGYSYQTPFGNVPQRGAGNSLFAPNPTTDAPTYLLYTSAGAGAGQRAGNQQTGGHSAAGMTQLFLNNLGRTPYNATLWLKRLVRDLSIKQKATQAAAEQAEQQQQGEEQAVVTEQAAGQEESLKGKEHEQQKRSTRDVSLNMDLLDIVGVSDNNKKKSRTKRQNPSRSTLCETTSQFITPQAALNSRGNWMFVVNEENTARQMVKAELCASNTCSNLCDLPNGYNSRCEQKFVQKRLIALQGNGQNLYTDTFWFPSCCVCTIAAN; encoded by the exons CTCATCAGCCAAAACTGACAACGCGCCGCtgccaaacaaaattcagctctcaactcaactcaactcaactcaactgtttgtgtgtgtgtgtgtgtgtatctcaGGCAACGGAaacgcaaatgcaaatgcaaatccCGAAAGCCCAACGACGAATGAATTGACAATGACAAAAAGTATTAAACGTCTCCGACTTCGTCTCCGCGCTTCTAGTAGTTTTAGTGGTATACTCCTTAGCCATGTG ATATTAGCTTGTATTTCCGCAGCATTCAGCACGCCGCCATCATGCGGCTTATATGGTGCGCCGCCTTGCCAGTATCTGCCAGCGCCGCCGGGACAGACGCCCAA CTGTGCCAGGCCCGGCAAAACCTACTGCGAGCATGTCGCTAACTATCCCAC atATCTCATCAAGAGTCTCGTACGTAAATGGGGCTACGAGGCGGCCTCTTTGCTGGTCGACGAAACCTGGGATGAATTCTCAGCCGTTGCGTGGTCCGACACGCCCGTATTCTATGATCCAAAGTCTATATTTCCGCAGCGTGACTTTGCCAATGGGCAAGACTTCAATGGTTACAGCTATCAGACGCCGTTTGGCAACGTGCCACAGCGTGGGGCGGGCAACTCTCTCTTTGCCCCCAACCCCACAACGGATGCGCCCAC CTACCTGTTGTACACCTCGGCGGGAGCGGGCGCTGGCCAACGTGCGGGTAACCAACAGACCGGAGGACACTCTGCAGCGGGCATGACGCAGCTGTTCCTCAATAATCTGGGCAGAACGCCCTACAATGCGACGCTCTGGCTGAAGCGTCTGGTGCGCGATCTGAGTATCAAGCAGAAGGCCACACAGGCGGCAGCAGAGCAggcagagcaacagcagcaaggagAAGAGCAGGCTGTGGTAACGGAGCAGGCTGCTGGCCAGGAGGAGAGTTTAAAGGGGAAGGAGCATGAGCAGCAGAAGCGCAGCACGCGCGATGTATCGCTCAACATGGATCTCTTAGATATTGTGGGCGTCAGcgacaacaataagaaaaaatctCGCACCAAGCGACAAAATCCGTCGCGCTCAACGCTCTGCGAGACAACATCGCAGTTTATAACGCCACAAGCGGCTCTCAATTCCCGCGGCAATTGGATGTTCGTGGTCAACGAGGAGAATACCGCTCGTCAGATGGTCAAGGCGGAGCTCTGTGC CTCAAACACATGCTCAAACCTGTGCGATCTGCCCAATGGATACAACTCCAGGTGCGAGCAGAAGTTCGTACAAAAACGTTTAATTGCGCTGCAGGGCAACGGCCAAAATCTCTACACGGACACGTTCTGGTTTCCCAGTTGCTGCGTCTGCACGATAGCCGCAAATTAA